From the genome of Streptacidiphilus rugosus AM-16, one region includes:
- a CDS encoding methyltransferase domain-containing protein, whose product MYPTRPRSALRTAVVWEVLRTALDRQAAELGRPVLDVLDTGGGTGNFAVPVASLGHRVTVVDPSPDALFALERRAAEAGVTGQVRAIQGDTDTLAQLVAPGSVDAVLCHGVLEVVDDPAESLRDLTAVLRPGGLVSLLAANRNGAVLARALSGHFAEAKATLAGVDKADAPRRFTGAELRALADGAGLSVLSVHGVRIFADLVPGVLVDTEPGALDALLALEQAASDDPSFHAVATQLHLLAQA is encoded by the coding sequence GTGTACCCGACGCGTCCCCGCAGTGCCCTTCGGACCGCTGTGGTGTGGGAGGTCCTGCGCACGGCGTTGGACCGCCAGGCCGCGGAGCTCGGCCGCCCGGTCCTGGACGTCCTGGACACCGGCGGCGGCACCGGCAACTTCGCCGTGCCCGTCGCGAGCCTGGGCCACCGGGTCACCGTCGTCGACCCCAGCCCCGACGCCCTGTTCGCGCTCGAACGGCGCGCGGCGGAGGCCGGCGTCACCGGCCAGGTCCGCGCGATACAGGGCGACACGGACACCCTCGCCCAGCTGGTCGCCCCCGGCAGTGTGGACGCGGTGCTCTGCCACGGCGTGCTGGAGGTCGTCGACGACCCGGCGGAGTCGCTGCGCGACCTCACCGCGGTGCTGCGCCCGGGCGGCCTGGTCAGCCTGCTCGCCGCCAACCGCAACGGCGCGGTCCTGGCCCGCGCCCTCTCCGGCCACTTCGCCGAGGCGAAGGCGACCCTGGCGGGCGTCGACAAGGCGGACGCGCCGCGCCGCTTCACCGGAGCGGAGCTCCGGGCTCTGGCAGACGGGGCAGGGCTGTCCGTCCTCTCCGTCCACGGCGTCCGCATTTTCGCCGACCTGGTCCCCGGCGTCCTCGTCGACACCGAGCCGGGCGCGCTGGACGCGCTCCTCGCCCTGGAGCAGGCGGCCTCCGACGACCCGTCCTTCCACGCCGTGGCCACCCAGCTCCACCTGCTCGCGCAGGCCTAG
- a CDS encoding DNA polymerase III subunit alpha — MSPADSFVHLHTASSYSLRYGTATPAALVEHAAVLGMGALALTDRDGLYGAVRFAQACVSAGIRPILGADLACGPTGAGAAQAPAAHAPVPAPVPDSDADLRLDRAAADAARPPRVVVLARGGRRGWAALCRLVSAAHGDDMARRGRAVVRPEQIADAADRLYVLLGPESTVGRAVAAGRMAEARAELLRWWAVCGEAVVVEVVHHLAPPGHPASRAAAWRLLCLAQDVGVPTVLTNAVRYPVPGDAPVADVLDAARRLVPLELRSRDRVNAEGYLKSGPEMAALAHDLCETAAEARALLTRTRRIAEQCELDPHLDLGLNTMHLPEPSVLGTTHAGAVRELRQRCEAGIPGRYGRPRREVTDRLEAELALINALGYETYFLTVAEVVDLTRAAGVRCAARGSGAGSLVNHLLGISGVDPLEHGLLMERFLSAKRVSLPDIDLDVESARRTEVYDLILDRFGSDRTMCVAMLETYRVRHAVRDAGAALGLPPQEIDAVAKAFPHIRARDARAALRDLPELRHSRLEEGVFAVLFDLVEKLDGLPRHIALHPSGVLLSDGLLRDRTPVEQSAQGYPMSQFDKDDVEAIGLLKLDVLGVRMQSSMAHAVAETQRVRGERVDLDAVPLDDEATFELIRSTRTLGCFQIESPGQRELIGKFAPETFGDLIIDISLFRPGPVKSDMVTPFLNARHGWAEPVFVHDDLRPILAETEGVVVFHEQVIRIIATMTGCPPDRADQARRVLGSIKGQQEIGDWFCVAADHRGYPRPVVERVWEILKAFASFGFCKAHAGAFALPTYQSAWLKVHHPAAFYAGLLTHDPGMYPKRLILDDARQFGVPVLPPSVNDSVADYTLELTPDGEALRIGLADVKGITDAELQRIVGEREGVRYTSLPDFRRRAEPSQPTLENLVLAGALDTLHPELTRRDLLLHAATDPKPKGPRRPGPAQLELADADPEEQERQTGPTALPAPTETERIRGEIEALGLDHSAHLLSPYLPFLDELGTVRSRELLSQRNRSEILIAGVKVATQTPPVRTGVRVVFATLDDATGPLDFAMFEDAQQHYASTVFHSWLLLVRGVVRRTGPRGVSLTATAAWELTALHELWQQQGVDAVRAVLAARPEPTQAPPRRVMVHPSGFRMSPYADLKPPGVPAAEAPRKLWHTSPGSPG; from the coding sequence ATGAGCCCCGCGGACTCCTTCGTGCATCTGCACACGGCCTCCAGCTACTCGCTGCGCTACGGCACCGCCACACCCGCGGCCCTCGTCGAACACGCCGCCGTGCTCGGCATGGGCGCACTCGCGCTCACCGACCGGGACGGCCTCTACGGCGCGGTCCGCTTCGCCCAGGCCTGCGTCTCCGCCGGGATCCGCCCGATCCTGGGTGCCGACCTCGCCTGCGGGCCCACCGGCGCGGGTGCGGCACAGGCCCCCGCCGCCCACGCGCCCGTCCCCGCTCCCGTTCCGGACTCCGACGCCGATCTGCGGCTCGACCGCGCCGCCGCCGACGCGGCCAGGCCGCCTCGGGTCGTGGTGCTGGCGCGCGGCGGGCGACGCGGGTGGGCGGCGCTCTGCCGGCTGGTCAGCGCGGCGCACGGGGACGACATGGCGCGCCGGGGCCGGGCCGTGGTCCGGCCGGAGCAGATCGCGGACGCCGCCGACCGGCTCTACGTGCTGCTCGGCCCCGAGTCGACCGTCGGACGCGCCGTGGCCGCCGGACGGATGGCCGAGGCCAGGGCGGAGCTGCTGCGCTGGTGGGCCGTCTGCGGGGAGGCCGTCGTGGTCGAGGTGGTGCACCACCTCGCCCCGCCCGGCCACCCCGCCTCCCGCGCCGCGGCCTGGCGGCTGCTGTGTCTGGCCCAGGACGTGGGCGTGCCCACCGTGCTGACCAACGCCGTGCGCTATCCGGTTCCCGGCGACGCCCCCGTCGCCGACGTGCTGGACGCCGCCCGCCGGCTGGTCCCGCTGGAGCTGCGCTCCCGCGACCGGGTCAACGCCGAGGGGTACCTCAAGTCGGGGCCGGAGATGGCCGCCCTCGCGCACGACCTCTGCGAGACCGCCGCCGAGGCGCGCGCCCTGCTCACCCGGACCCGGCGGATCGCGGAGCAGTGCGAGCTCGACCCGCATCTGGACCTGGGCCTGAACACCATGCACCTGCCCGAGCCCAGCGTCCTCGGCACCACCCACGCGGGCGCGGTCCGCGAACTGCGGCAGCGCTGCGAGGCGGGCATCCCCGGCCGCTACGGCAGGCCGCGCCGCGAGGTCACCGACCGGCTCGAGGCGGAGCTCGCGCTGATCAACGCCCTCGGCTACGAGACCTACTTCCTCACCGTCGCCGAGGTCGTCGACCTCACCCGCGCCGCCGGCGTCCGCTGCGCGGCGCGCGGCTCGGGCGCCGGCAGCCTGGTCAACCACCTGCTCGGCATCTCCGGCGTCGACCCGCTGGAGCACGGCCTGCTGATGGAGCGTTTCCTGTCCGCCAAGCGGGTCTCGCTGCCCGACATCGACCTCGACGTCGAGTCCGCCCGCCGCACCGAGGTCTACGACCTGATCCTGGACCGCTTCGGCTCGGACCGGACCATGTGCGTGGCGATGCTGGAGACCTACCGGGTCCGTCACGCCGTCCGCGACGCGGGCGCCGCGCTGGGGCTGCCGCCACAGGAGATCGACGCGGTCGCCAAGGCCTTCCCGCACATCCGCGCCCGTGACGCCCGCGCGGCCCTGCGCGACCTTCCCGAACTGCGCCACTCCCGGCTGGAGGAGGGCGTCTTCGCCGTCCTGTTCGACCTCGTCGAGAAGCTGGACGGCCTGCCCCGCCACATCGCCCTGCACCCCAGCGGGGTGCTGCTCTCCGACGGCCTGCTGCGCGACCGCACGCCGGTGGAGCAGAGCGCCCAGGGCTATCCGATGAGTCAGTTCGACAAGGACGACGTCGAGGCGATCGGCCTGCTCAAGCTCGACGTCCTCGGGGTCAGGATGCAGTCCTCGATGGCCCACGCGGTCGCCGAGACGCAGCGGGTGCGCGGGGAGCGGGTCGACCTCGACGCGGTCCCGCTCGACGACGAGGCGACCTTCGAGCTGATCCGCTCCACCCGCACGCTCGGCTGTTTCCAGATCGAGTCGCCGGGCCAGCGCGAGCTGATCGGCAAGTTCGCCCCGGAGACCTTCGGGGATCTGATCATCGACATCTCGCTGTTCCGTCCCGGACCGGTCAAGAGCGACATGGTCACCCCCTTCCTCAACGCCCGCCACGGCTGGGCCGAGCCGGTCTTCGTCCACGACGACCTGCGGCCGATCCTCGCCGAGACCGAGGGCGTGGTCGTCTTCCACGAACAGGTCATCCGGATCATCGCCACGATGACCGGCTGCCCGCCGGACCGGGCCGACCAGGCCCGGCGGGTGCTCGGCAGCATCAAGGGCCAGCAGGAGATCGGCGACTGGTTCTGCGTCGCCGCCGACCACCGCGGCTATCCCCGGCCGGTGGTCGAGCGGGTCTGGGAGATCCTCAAGGCCTTCGCCTCCTTCGGCTTCTGCAAGGCCCACGCGGGCGCGTTCGCGCTGCCGACCTACCAGTCCGCCTGGCTGAAGGTCCATCATCCGGCCGCCTTCTACGCCGGCCTGCTCACCCACGACCCCGGCATGTACCCGAAGCGGCTGATCCTGGACGACGCGCGTCAGTTCGGCGTCCCGGTACTGCCGCCGAGCGTCAACGACTCGGTCGCCGACTACACCCTGGAGCTCACCCCCGACGGCGAGGCGCTGCGGATCGGCCTCGCCGACGTCAAGGGCATCACCGACGCCGAGCTGCAGCGGATCGTCGGCGAGCGCGAGGGCGTCCGCTACACCAGCCTGCCCGACTTCCGCCGCCGCGCCGAGCCCTCGCAGCCGACCCTGGAGAACCTGGTCCTGGCCGGTGCGCTGGACACCCTGCACCCCGAGCTGACCCGCCGTGACCTGCTGCTGCACGCCGCCACCGACCCCAAGCCCAAGGGCCCGCGCCGCCCCGGCCCCGCCCAGCTGGAGCTGGCCGACGCCGACCCCGAGGAGCAGGAGCGGCAGACCGGCCCCACGGCGCTGCCGGCGCCCACCGAGACCGAGCGCATCCGCGGCGAGATCGAGGCACTGGGCCTGGACCACAGCGCCCACCTGCTCAGCCCCTATCTCCCCTTCCTGGACGAGCTCGGCACGGTCCGCTCGCGCGAGCTGCTGTCCCAGCGCAACCGCAGCGAGATCCTGATCGCCGGGGTCAAGGTCGCCACCCAGACCCCGCCGGTGCGGACCGGCGTCCGGGTCGTCTTCGCCACCCTCGACGACGCGACCGGACCGCTCGACTTCGCCATGTTCGAGGACGCGCAGCAGCACTACGCGTCGACGGTCTTCCACTCCTGGCTGCTGCTGGTCCGCGGCGTGGTCCGCCGGACCGGCCCGCGCGGGGTCTCGCTGACGGCGACGGCCGCATGGGAGCTGACGGCCCTGCACGAGCTGTGGCAGCAGCAGGGCGTGGACGCGGTGCGCGCGGTCCTGGCGGCCAGGCCCGAGCCGACGCAGGCCCCGCCGCGCAGGGTGATGGTGCACCCGAGCGGTTTCCGGATGTCCCCCTACGCCGACCTCAAGCCGCCGGGCGTCCCGGCGGCGGAGGCCCCGCGCAAGCTGTGGCACACCAGCCCGGGGAGTCCGGGATGA
- a CDS encoding SAV_6107 family HEPN domain-containing protein, whose translation MRETKDANRRARAQVLQLPLPSPTGGSGMPYRPAEDIHPVLRRAGAPPAAVDLLAQAQRGLAEARELSGPLERYATAHLAALRASAAVLALRGRPEESPRKRKRIRTAWEVLPEVAPELAEWAVYYAAGAAKRAAAEAGIASAASARDADDLIRNTALFLRMVQRLVARGAVPSARRAGDEGEEGMPRTG comes from the coding sequence ATGAGGGAGACCAAGGACGCGAACCGCAGGGCGCGGGCGCAGGTGCTGCAGTTGCCGCTGCCGAGCCCGACCGGTGGGTCGGGCATGCCCTACCGCCCGGCGGAGGACATCCATCCGGTGCTGCGGAGGGCCGGTGCGCCGCCCGCCGCGGTGGATCTGCTCGCGCAGGCGCAGCGCGGCCTCGCGGAGGCGCGGGAGCTGTCGGGGCCGCTGGAGCGGTACGCGACCGCGCACCTCGCCGCGCTGCGCGCCTCCGCCGCGGTGCTCGCGCTGCGCGGGCGGCCGGAGGAGAGCCCGCGCAAGCGGAAGCGGATCCGCACCGCGTGGGAGGTCCTCCCCGAGGTCGCGCCGGAGCTGGCGGAGTGGGCGGTCTACTACGCGGCCGGCGCGGCCAAGCGCGCCGCCGCCGAGGCCGGGATCGCCTCGGCGGCGAGTGCGCGGGACGCGGACGACCTGATCCGCAACACCGCGCTGTTTTTGCGGATGGTGCAGCGCCTGGTCGCCCGCGGCGCGGTGCCCTCGGCGCGGCGGGCGGGGGACGAGGGCGAGGAGGGGATGCCCCGCACGGGGTGA
- a CDS encoding DUF6504 family protein, translating to MSRKRADLVEVRGGTGLPTHFLWRDKVYAVREVLGHWKESGAWWEEARVVSVPAVHTAGQPLDRTEREVWRVEASPGRCFAPGVYDLSFDRNTDRWTLTSTTD from the coding sequence ATGAGCCGAAAGCGTGCGGACCTGGTCGAGGTGCGCGGCGGTACGGGGTTGCCCACGCACTTCCTCTGGCGCGACAAGGTGTACGCGGTGCGCGAGGTGCTGGGGCACTGGAAGGAGAGCGGCGCCTGGTGGGAGGAGGCCCGTGTGGTCTCCGTTCCCGCCGTGCACACGGCCGGGCAGCCGCTCGACCGGACGGAGCGGGAGGTCTGGCGGGTCGAGGCCAGCCCCGGCCGCTGCTTCGCCCCCGGCGTCTACGACCTCAGCTTCGACCGCAACACCGACCGCTGGACCCTCACCAGTACGACGGACTGA
- the yczE gene encoding membrane protein YczE — MAMQIRAALGLDPWDVFHQGLARHVGLSFGTITMIVGAAVLLLWIPLRQRPGLGTVSNVFVIGLSVDAALNLLPAPHGLPLRAAVLAGGVVLNGVASGLYIGARFGPGPRDGLMTGFVRRSGRSVRLVRTSIEVTVLTVGWLMGGQVGVGTVVYALAIGPLVQLFLPLFTVPHANDSSGARPDGSGGDHAGRVRGGAVARLRAVDEPDLVASAPTMSTTGTVPSNE, encoded by the coding sequence ATGGCGATGCAGATCAGGGCGGCCCTGGGCCTGGATCCGTGGGACGTCTTCCACCAGGGCCTGGCCCGCCATGTGGGGCTCTCCTTCGGCACCATCACGATGATCGTCGGCGCGGCGGTGCTGCTGCTCTGGATCCCGCTGCGGCAGCGGCCGGGGCTGGGCACGGTCAGCAACGTCTTCGTCATCGGCCTTTCGGTCGACGCGGCCCTGAACCTGCTGCCGGCCCCGCACGGCCTGCCGCTCCGCGCGGCGGTGCTGGCGGGCGGCGTGGTGCTCAACGGCGTCGCCAGCGGCCTCTACATCGGCGCCCGCTTCGGCCCCGGCCCGCGCGATGGCCTGATGACCGGCTTCGTCCGCCGCAGCGGCCGCTCGGTCCGCCTGGTCAGGACCTCGATCGAGGTGACCGTGCTGACCGTCGGCTGGCTGATGGGCGGTCAGGTGGGTGTCGGCACGGTCGTGTACGCGCTGGCGATCGGCCCGCTGGTCCAGCTCTTCCTGCCGCTCTTCACTGTTCCCCATGCGAACGATTCGAGTGGGGCACGGCCGGACGGGTCCGGGGGCGATCACGCCGGACGGGTGCGCGGTGGAGCTGTAGCGCGGCTGCGCGCGGTTGACGAGCCGGACCTCGTCGCGTCCGCGCCAACCATGTCGACCACCGGGACGGTGCCCTCGAACGAGTGA
- the yczR gene encoding MocR-like transcription factor YczR yields MAPAPRAAIGAPQLDRALGDWQRAGQGPAYRALAGGLRTLVLDGRVPVETRLPAERELSAALGVSRTTVAAAYELLRDEGFLASRRGAGSWTALPAGRPMPVAGLSPFPTDGGGVIDLGVAAMSAPEPWLSEAMAHAVAELSGYTRTHGDFPAGLQVLRQAVADRYAARGLPTAPEQIMITSGAAGGLSLLLRQLLGPAERVAVESPSYANALQAFRFAGGRAVPVPLLREGWDLEAWSRTLRDAAPRLAYTIPDFHNPSGLLMSEEERRELVAAARSTGTLLIADETMAELCLDPGLVGSMPRPMAAFDHSGCVVTLGSAGKTFWGGLRIGWIRATAELVRRLAADRASLDVSSPVVEQLAVARLLDPEVLPEVLDFQRERVRAQRDALVAAMRADLPDWNFRLPSGGLSLWVRTGPGLSGSALATTAQRHGVWIGSGPRFGVDGVLERFVRLPFAQPAEVSREAVRRLAAAAATLGSAPVGAATPTSEVTLL; encoded by the coding sequence ATGGCTCCGGCCCCCCGCGCCGCGATCGGCGCGCCGCAGCTCGACCGCGCCCTCGGCGACTGGCAGCGGGCGGGCCAGGGCCCCGCCTACCGCGCCCTCGCGGGCGGGCTGCGCACCCTGGTCCTCGACGGGCGGGTGCCGGTCGAGACCCGGCTGCCCGCCGAACGGGAGCTGTCCGCCGCGCTCGGCGTCAGCCGGACCACCGTCGCCGCCGCCTACGAGCTGCTGCGCGACGAGGGCTTTCTGGCCAGCCGACGCGGCGCGGGCAGTTGGACCGCGCTCCCGGCCGGGCGGCCGATGCCCGTCGCCGGCCTCTCCCCCTTCCCCACCGACGGCGGCGGGGTGATCGACCTCGGCGTCGCCGCGATGTCCGCGCCCGAACCCTGGCTCAGTGAGGCCATGGCGCACGCCGTGGCCGAACTGTCCGGGTACACCCGCACCCACGGCGACTTCCCCGCCGGGCTCCAGGTGCTGCGGCAGGCCGTCGCCGACCGGTACGCCGCCCGGGGCCTGCCCACCGCACCGGAACAGATCATGATCACCAGCGGCGCGGCGGGCGGCCTCTCGCTGCTGCTGCGTCAGCTCCTCGGCCCCGCCGAACGGGTGGCCGTCGAGTCGCCCAGCTACGCCAACGCCCTGCAGGCGTTCAGGTTCGCCGGGGGCCGGGCCGTGCCGGTGCCGCTGCTGCGCGAGGGCTGGGACCTGGAGGCCTGGTCGCGCACCCTGCGCGACGCCGCGCCGCGCCTGGCCTACACCATCCCCGACTTCCACAACCCGAGCGGCCTGCTCATGTCCGAGGAGGAGCGCCGCGAGCTGGTCGCCGCCGCCAGGTCCACCGGCACGCTGCTGATCGCCGACGAGACGATGGCCGAGCTCTGCCTGGACCCTGGGCTCGTCGGCTCGATGCCGCGCCCGATGGCCGCGTTCGACCACAGCGGCTGCGTGGTGACCCTCGGCTCGGCGGGCAAGACCTTCTGGGGCGGGCTGCGGATCGGCTGGATCCGGGCCACCGCGGAACTGGTCCGCCGCCTCGCCGCGGACCGCGCCAGCCTGGACGTCAGCTCACCGGTGGTCGAGCAGCTGGCGGTCGCCCGCCTGCTCGACCCCGAGGTGCTGCCCGAGGTGCTGGACTTCCAGCGCGAGCGGGTCCGCGCCCAGCGGGACGCGCTGGTGGCGGCGATGCGCGCGGACCTGCCCGACTGGAACTTCCGGCTGCCCTCGGGCGGGCTCTCGCTCTGGGTCCGCACCGGGCCCGGGCTCTCCGGCAGCGCGCTGGCCACGACGGCCCAGCGGCACGGCGTCTGGATCGGCTCAGGTCCGCGCTTCGGCGTGGACGGCGTGCTCGAACGCTTCGTCAGGCTCCCTTTCGCCCAACCGGCCGAGGTCTCCCGCGAGGCCGTACGCCGCCTGGCCGCCGCGGCGGCGACGCTGGGCTCGGCGCCCGTCGGCGCGGCCACCCCGACGAGCGAGGTCACCCTGCTCTGA
- a CDS encoding DUF4126 domain-containing protein, with protein sequence MGLLPLIFTSGWASGINAYAVVLIMGLLGRYDGLATVPPALERTDVLIVAAVLFLIEAVADKIPYVDSAWDLVHTVIRPVAGAVVAALLAGHAHDSLTSLTVAAALGGGTALVSHTVKAGVRMGVNTSPEPFSNIVVSLGEDLGVAGLVTLALFHPVPAAIVAGVLLLAGVLLVLFTLSRIRRFWRRRQERRAERTALRTPVRG encoded by the coding sequence GTGGGACTGCTCCCACTCATCTTCACCAGCGGCTGGGCGAGCGGCATCAACGCCTACGCCGTGGTCCTGATCATGGGCCTGCTCGGCCGCTACGACGGACTCGCCACCGTGCCCCCCGCCCTGGAGCGGACGGACGTCCTGATCGTCGCCGCGGTGCTGTTCCTGATCGAGGCGGTGGCGGACAAGATCCCCTATGTCGACTCCGCCTGGGACCTGGTCCACACCGTCATCCGGCCGGTCGCCGGCGCCGTGGTCGCCGCGCTGCTGGCGGGCCACGCGCACGACTCCCTGACCTCGCTCACCGTCGCCGCCGCGCTGGGCGGCGGGACCGCGCTGGTGAGCCATACGGTCAAGGCCGGGGTTCGGATGGGCGTCAACACCTCCCCCGAGCCGTTCAGCAACATCGTGGTCAGTCTCGGCGAGGATCTGGGCGTCGCCGGACTGGTGACCCTCGCCCTCTTCCATCCGGTGCCCGCCGCGATCGTCGCCGGGGTGCTGCTGCTGGCCGGCGTCCTGCTGGTGCTGTTCACGCTCTCGCGGATCAGGCGCTTCTGGCGCCGCAGGCAGGAACGCCGGGCCGAACGAACCGCGCTCAGGACTCCCGTGCGGGGGTGA
- a CDS encoding DUF2690 domain-containing protein, producing the protein MASNKIDDAVRLDAAARLTRELQALKAASGLSFTRIGERTHYAKSSWERWVNGKQFPPRSAVEGMVRACGGDAAQVLALWDEADAERAEGAEAVLPAPRPGSDAPDGSEGPEGSHGPDVVAAAVDVTSGEAEGPEQPDGESPPAARPGRRGLLLALAGLVVLFAGLGVSYALGVFRSNAPVVRPERATGPAPEVTRPVVGCHGATCDGKDPKKMNCSADAVTVRTGSIPKDLVIELRYSKTCGAAWGRISDAQVGSTVDVDNSEGDAQVNVVHYDRDVYTPLIPAPENDSMWVCASLTNAGPRSCTDHFTPARES; encoded by the coding sequence GTGGCCAGTAACAAGATCGACGATGCCGTGCGCCTGGATGCGGCAGCACGGCTGACCAGGGAACTCCAGGCGCTGAAGGCGGCGTCCGGACTGAGTTTCACCAGGATCGGCGAGCGGACGCACTACGCGAAGTCGTCCTGGGAGCGCTGGGTCAACGGAAAGCAGTTCCCGCCGCGCAGCGCGGTCGAGGGGATGGTCCGGGCCTGCGGCGGGGACGCCGCCCAGGTGCTCGCGCTGTGGGACGAGGCCGACGCGGAACGTGCCGAGGGCGCGGAGGCGGTGCTGCCGGCGCCGAGACCGGGCTCCGACGCTCCGGACGGGTCGGAGGGCCCGGAGGGCTCGCACGGTCCGGACGTGGTGGCCGCCGCGGTGGACGTCACGTCCGGCGAGGCCGAAGGGCCCGAGCAGCCGGACGGGGAGTCACCGCCTGCCGCGCGTCCGGGGCGCAGGGGACTGCTTCTGGCGCTGGCCGGGTTAGTCGTCCTGTTCGCCGGGCTCGGTGTGAGCTACGCGCTCGGGGTGTTCCGCAGCAACGCACCCGTCGTCCGGCCCGAGCGGGCGACCGGGCCGGCTCCCGAGGTGACCCGCCCGGTCGTCGGTTGCCACGGTGCGACCTGCGACGGCAAGGACCCGAAGAAGATGAACTGTTCGGCCGACGCGGTGACGGTCCGCACCGGCTCGATCCCCAAGGACCTGGTGATCGAGCTGCGGTACAGCAAGACCTGCGGAGCCGCCTGGGGCCGGATCTCCGACGCGCAGGTCGGCTCCACCGTCGACGTGGACAACTCGGAGGGGGACGCCCAGGTCAACGTCGTGCACTACGACCGGGACGTCTACACCCCGCTGATCCCCGCACCGGAGAACGACTCGATGTGGGTGTGCGCGAGCCTCACCAACGCCGGCCCGCGCAGCTGCACCGATCACTTCACCCCCGCACGGGAGTCCTGA
- a CDS encoding aggregation-promoting factor C-terminal-like domain-containing protein — protein sequence MEVQHAVGASADGAYGSGTASAVSGWQGAHHLSADGISGPATMQALGVARTVQITAQNRFGAYGWSISGQFGCLDQIYTHESGWKVYATNPSSGAYGIPQALPGTKMATAGSDWQTNPATQIHWGLDYIHDRYGTPCSAWSFWQAHNWY from the coding sequence ATCGAGGTGCAGCATGCGGTGGGCGCCTCCGCCGACGGCGCCTACGGGTCGGGCACCGCGAGCGCGGTCTCCGGCTGGCAGGGCGCGCACCACCTGAGCGCCGACGGCATCAGCGGTCCCGCCACGATGCAGGCGCTCGGCGTCGCCAGGACCGTGCAGATCACCGCGCAGAACCGGTTCGGCGCCTACGGCTGGAGCATCAGCGGCCAGTTCGGCTGCCTGGACCAGATCTACACCCACGAGAGCGGCTGGAAGGTGTACGCGACCAACCCCTCGTCAGGGGCGTACGGCATCCCGCAGGCCCTGCCAGGCACCAAGATGGCCACCGCGGGCTCCGACTGGCAGACCAACCCGGCCACCCAGATCCACTGGGGACTCGACTACATCCACGACCGCTACGGCACCCCCTGCTCGGCGTGGAGTTTCTGGCAAGCGCACAACTGGTACTGA
- a CDS encoding D-Ala-D-Ala carboxypeptidase family metallohydrolase encodes MTSSSLDRRTLLRYGTGALAATGVALVANVGLARSASAYGWPGTLSQGSSGSAVSELQIRVAGWAADSAAQTYVAVDGSFGPGTAAAVRRFQSAYGLSADGVAGPQTFGVLNSLEKSDGSTAHFNWSEFTSHDGSGFGGGNVGATEVKENVRRTMYKLEALRKKAGDRAVTINSGFRSTSYNASVGGASNSMHTYGVAADTAVSGLSTLSVYRIAETCGFSGLETHTVSWQHVDSRVEHGNYGSGFWWWQDGVA; translated from the coding sequence GTGACCAGTTCCTCCCTCGACCGCCGGACCCTGCTGCGCTACGGCACCGGCGCCCTCGCGGCGACCGGCGTCGCCCTGGTGGCGAACGTCGGCCTCGCCCGCTCCGCGTCCGCCTACGGGTGGCCGGGGACGCTCTCCCAGGGTTCCTCCGGCAGCGCGGTGTCCGAACTGCAGATCCGCGTCGCCGGCTGGGCGGCGGACTCCGCCGCGCAGACCTATGTGGCGGTGGACGGCTCCTTCGGCCCCGGCACCGCGGCCGCGGTGCGCCGGTTCCAGTCGGCCTACGGGCTGAGCGCCGACGGCGTGGCCGGCCCGCAGACCTTCGGCGTGCTCAACTCGCTGGAGAAGTCCGACGGTTCCACCGCGCATTTCAACTGGTCCGAGTTCACCAGCCACGACGGCTCCGGCTTCGGCGGCGGCAACGTGGGAGCCACCGAGGTCAAGGAGAACGTGCGGCGCACCATGTACAAGCTGGAGGCGCTGCGCAAGAAGGCGGGCGACCGCGCCGTCACCATCAACTCGGGTTTCCGCAGCACCTCGTACAACGCCTCGGTCGGCGGTGCGTCCAACTCGATGCACACCTACGGCGTCGCCGCGGACACCGCCGTCTCGGGTCTGTCCACCCTCAGCGTCTACCGCATCGCGGAGACCTGCGGCTTCTCCGGCCTGGAGACCCACACCGTGTCCTGGCAGCACGTGGACAGCCGGGTTGAGCACGGCAACTACGGCTCCGGCTTCTGGTGGTGGCAGGACGGCGTCGCGTAG
- a CDS encoding peptidoglycan-binding protein translates to MRSNAFTRTLVGLATVAAVAGGGLASAGTALAAPRPAVAPQLVHPMTVANLGLTVDQAKRVQHWLQEFWGYNDGIDGQLGTNSWKAMQRSLQQFWGYTGQIDGIVGSGTVSALQRMLKDGGWGYSGAIDGIAGPGTTAAFAAFAAGEGGPA, encoded by the coding sequence GTGCGCTCGAACGCCTTCACCAGGACCCTCGTCGGCCTCGCCACCGTCGCCGCCGTCGCGGGCGGCGGTCTCGCCTCGGCGGGCACCGCCCTTGCCGCGCCGCGGCCGGCCGTGGCCCCGCAGCTCGTCCACCCGATGACCGTGGCCAACCTCGGTCTGACCGTCGACCAGGCCAAGCGGGTCCAGCACTGGCTCCAGGAGTTCTGGGGCTACAACGACGGGATCGACGGGCAGCTGGGCACGAACAGCTGGAAGGCCATGCAGCGCAGCCTCCAGCAGTTCTGGGGCTACACCGGACAGATCGACGGCATCGTCGGCAGCGGCACCGTCAGCGCGCTCCAGCGGATGCTGAAGGACGGCGGCTGGGGCTACTCCGGCGCGATCGACGGGATCGCCGGACCCGGGACGACGGCCGCGTTCGCGGCCTTCGCCGCGGGCGAGGGCGGGCCCGCCTGA